A genome region from Thalassococcus arenae includes the following:
- a CDS encoding GerW family sporulation protein, with amino-acid sequence MDEVERLLKGSVEELEKLLNARNVLGDPIERDGATVIPIVSYGFGFGAGGGSDAKSGNGAGTGAGGGIKPLGAIIIDQNGARVEGVKGAATSLANAIGDTAVRVMETRRSGKPDDKGAEA; translated from the coding sequence ATGGACGAGGTGGAACGCCTGTTGAAGGGCAGCGTCGAAGAACTGGAAAAACTGCTCAATGCGCGCAACGTGCTGGGCGACCCGATCGAACGCGATGGCGCCACGGTGATACCCATCGTCAGCTACGGTTTCGGCTTCGGCGCGGGCGGCGGCAGCGACGCCAAGTCCGGCAACGGCGCCGGCACCGGCGCGGGCGGCGGGATCAAGCCGCTGGGCGCGATCATCATCGACCAGAACGGCGCCCGCGTCGAAGGCGTCAAGGGCGCGGCGACCAGCCTTGCCAACGCCATCGGCGATACCGCCGTCCGCGTCATGGAAACCCGCCGCAGCGGCAAGCCCGACGACAAGGGTGCCGAGGCCTGA
- a CDS encoding cytochrome c biogenesis CcdA family protein, producing the protein MEFVLAYAAGLLTLINPCVVPVLPIVIATALQASRWGPAVMAAGLSLSFVVLGVSVTAFGHLIGLDVETVARAGAVLMVLFGLALLLPQAGAVLAAATAGLSARADGGLDRVDRSGLGGQFLGGLLLGAVWSPCIGPTLGGAIALASQGENLARATGIMVFFALGVSTLVLGLAHGTRGAIGRHNAALRRAALHLRPVLGAAFVLVGVALLLEWHHVIEAWLIGVMPAWLIDLSVSV; encoded by the coding sequence ATGGAATTCGTTCTGGCCTATGCCGCGGGCCTGCTGACGCTGATCAACCCTTGCGTCGTGCCGGTGCTGCCCATCGTGATCGCGACGGCCCTGCAGGCCAGCCGCTGGGGTCCGGCGGTGATGGCGGCGGGGCTGAGCCTGTCCTTCGTCGTGCTGGGCGTTTCCGTCACGGCGTTCGGGCACCTGATCGGGCTGGATGTCGAGACGGTCGCGCGGGCGGGCGCGGTGTTGATGGTGCTGTTCGGCCTGGCGCTGTTGCTGCCGCAGGCGGGTGCGGTGCTGGCCGCGGCCACCGCCGGGTTGTCGGCGCGGGCCGATGGCGGGCTGGACCGCGTCGACCGGAGCGGCCTGGGCGGGCAGTTCCTGGGCGGGTTGCTGCTGGGCGCGGTCTGGAGCCCCTGCATCGGGCCGACCCTGGGCGGCGCCATCGCGCTGGCCAGCCAGGGCGAGAACCTGGCCCGCGCCACCGGCATCATGGTGTTCTTCGCGCTTGGCGTGTCGACGCTGGTCCTGGGCCTGGCCCATGGCACGCGCGGCGCCATCGGGCGCCACAACGCCGCCCTGCGCCGCGCCGCGCTGCATTTGCGCCCGGTGCTGGGCGCGGCCTTTGTCCTGGTCGGCGTGGCGCTGCTTCTGGAGTGGCACCACGTCATCGAAGCCTGGCTGATCGGGGTGATGCCGGCCTGGCTGATCGACCTTTCCGTTTCCGTCTGA
- a CDS encoding sulfite exporter TauE/SafE family protein has translation MTGLPPDLAEFALLTLIVAIGSAGQAVIGMGLNLFAIPLLVLLDPIYAPGPILTASLVLCLLALRRVPARIDAAELRPAALGLCAGTVLAALVAMLVDAPTLARLLGAMVVLGVALALSGLSAPLTRTTLMAAGGGAGFLGTIAGVHAPPMALLYQGLAPDRVRGAMLTLIATGSVLSIAALAMIGRFGMAQIVAALAMLPGVLAGLWAAPVLARLIDARLLRFLILAISAISGARLALG, from the coding sequence ATGACCGGATTGCCGCCGGACCTGGCCGAATTCGCGCTGCTGACGCTGATCGTCGCCATCGGCTCGGCGGGGCAGGCCGTCATCGGGATGGGGCTGAACCTGTTCGCGATCCCGCTTCTGGTCCTGCTCGACCCGATCTACGCGCCGGGTCCGATCCTGACCGCGTCGCTGGTGCTCTGCCTGCTGGCGCTGCGCCGCGTGCCGGCACGCATCGACGCGGCGGAACTGCGCCCCGCGGCGCTTGGTCTTTGCGCCGGAACCGTGCTGGCCGCGCTGGTCGCCATGCTGGTCGATGCGCCGACGCTGGCCAGGCTGCTCGGGGCAATGGTGGTTCTGGGCGTCGCGCTGGCCCTGTCCGGCCTTTCGGCGCCGCTGACCCGCACCACGCTGATGGCCGCCGGTGGCGGCGCCGGGTTTCTCGGCACCATCGCGGGGGTGCATGCGCCCCCCATGGCCCTGCTCTACCAGGGCCTCGCGCCCGACCGCGTGCGGGGTGCGATGCTGACGCTGATCGCGACCGGCAGCGTTCTGTCCATCGCCGCGCTTGCGATGATCGGCCGTTTCGGGATGGCGCAGATCGTCGCGGCCCTGGCCATGCTTCCGGGCGTTCTGGCCGGTCTCTGGGCGGCCCCAGTGCTGGCCCGGCTGATCGACGCGCGGCTGCTGAGGTTCCTGATCCTCGCGATCTCGGCCATCAGCGGCGCACGGCTCGCCCTCGGCTGA
- a CDS encoding L-malyl-CoA/beta-methylmalyl-CoA lyase — MSFRIQPAAPACPNRCQLFGPGSRPAIFEKMAASAADVINLDLEDSVAPSDKDSARANVIQAIGDIDWGNKTLSVRINGLDTPYWYRDVVDVLEQAGERLDRIMIPKVGCASDIYAVDALATAVETAKGRAKKIRFEVIIESAAGIAHVEEIAAASPRLEAMSLGAADFAASMGMATTGIGGTQENYYMLRDGQKHWSDPWHWAQAAIVAACRTHGVLPVDGPFGDFSDDEGYRAQALRSATLGMVGKWAIHPKQVSLANEVFTPSEAAVTEAREILAAMEAAKAKGEGATVYKGRLVDIASIKQAEVIVRQAEMIAGQ, encoded by the coding sequence ATGTCCTTCAGAATTCAGCCCGCTGCTCCTGCTTGTCCCAACCGGTGCCAGTTGTTCGGGCCGGGGTCGCGGCCGGCGATCTTCGAGAAGATGGCGGCGTCGGCGGCGGATGTGATCAATCTCGATCTCGAGGATTCGGTGGCGCCGTCGGACAAGGACAGCGCGCGGGCCAACGTGATCCAGGCGATCGGCGATATCGACTGGGGAAACAAGACGTTGTCGGTGCGGATCAACGGGCTGGACACGCCGTATTGGTATCGCGACGTCGTCGACGTTCTGGAACAGGCGGGCGAGCGGCTGGACCGGATCATGATCCCGAAAGTCGGTTGCGCATCAGATATTTACGCCGTCGACGCACTGGCCACGGCGGTCGAGACGGCCAAGGGGCGGGCCAAGAAGATCCGCTTTGAGGTGATCATCGAATCGGCCGCCGGCATCGCCCATGTCGAAGAGATCGCGGCGGCCTCGCCGCGGCTGGAAGCGATGAGCCTGGGGGCCGCGGATTTCGCCGCGTCGATGGGCATGGCTACAACGGGTATCGGTGGCACGCAGGAAAACTACTACATGTTGCGGGACGGGCAAAAGCATTGGTCCGATCCCTGGCACTGGGCGCAGGCCGCAATCGTCGCCGCCTGCCGCACCCATGGCGTGCTGCCGGTCGACGGCCCGTTCGGCGATTTCAGCGATGACGAGGGCTATCGCGCGCAGGCGCTGCGCTCGGCCACGCTGGGAATGGTCGGCAAATGGGCGATCCACCCCAAGCAGGTTTCCCTTGCAAATGAGGTATTTACGCCGTCCGAGGCCGCCGTCACCGAGGCGCGCGAGATCCTCGCGGCGATGGAGGCGGCCAAGGCCAAGGGCGAAGGCGCGACGGTCTACAAGGGCCGGCTGGTGGACATCGCCAGCATCAAGCAGGCCGAGGTCATCGTCCGCCAGGCCGAGATGATCGCCGGGCAGTAA
- a CDS encoding thioredoxin family protein, protein MDRRSFLIATGAVLALPRTSFAAALQYQPGMVGDRLKNGETVFLDFTATWCSTCQAQGRVINALKAANPAYEQAITFIDVDWDSYKGDALTKSLRIPRRSTLVVLKGDKELGRIIAQTSESAIKSLMDTALAAATG, encoded by the coding sequence ATGGACCGTCGTTCTTTCCTGATCGCCACCGGCGCCGTTTTGGCGCTGCCCCGAACCTCGTTCGCCGCGGCGCTGCAATACCAGCCCGGGATGGTCGGGGACCGCCTGAAAAACGGCGAGACGGTGTTCCTGGATTTCACCGCGACCTGGTGTTCGACCTGCCAGGCGCAGGGCCGCGTGATCAACGCATTGAAGGCCGCGAACCCGGCCTACGAACAGGCGATCACCTTTATCGACGTGGACTGGGACAGCTACAAGGGCGACGCCCTGACCAAGTCGCTGCGCATCCCGCGCCGGTCGACGCTGGTGGTTCTGAAGGGCGACAAGGAGCTGGGCCGGATCATCGCCCAGACCTCGGAAAGCGCGATCAAATCGCTGATGGACACCGCCCTGGCGGCGGCGACCGGCTGA
- a CDS encoding TIGR02300 family protein, translating into MPKEEWGVKRVCPTTGKRFYDLGRNPIVSPYTGEVVTLDTGKRSMIAADAADKAKAKPAADEEVDLLEDDDVDVDLDDDDDVLDDDDDDGDNVSLDDIADVASNDDD; encoded by the coding sequence ATGCCCAAGGAAGAATGGGGCGTCAAGCGCGTCTGCCCCACGACCGGCAAGCGTTTTTACGACCTGGGCCGCAACCCGATCGTCAGCCCCTATACCGGCGAGGTCGTGACGCTCGATACCGGCAAGCGCAGCATGATCGCCGCCGACGCCGCCGACAAGGCCAAGGCCAAGCCCGCAGCCGATGAAGAGGTCGATCTGCTGGAAGACGACGATGTCGATGTCGATCTCGACGATGACGATGATGTTCTCGACGATGATGACGATGACGGTGACAACGTTTCGCTGGACGATATCGCCGATGTCGCGAGCAATGACGACGACTGA
- a CDS encoding LysE family translocator, giving the protein MSPDVFLALVVFAASTVFTPGPNNLMLMASGANYGLRRSLPHLCGVAYGFPAMIVPVGLGVMQLFDLWPASYTVLKIVSVLYLLWLAWKIAHAGAPKAATAESRPLTFLQAAAFQWVNPKAWSMALGAITLYATGRDLGAVLWVAGTYAAIGTFSALTWTVLGTGVRRLLARPSRLRVFNWTMAALLVASMLPVLV; this is encoded by the coding sequence ATGAGCCCCGACGTCTTTCTTGCCCTTGTGGTCTTTGCCGCCTCGACCGTGTTCACGCCGGGGCCGAACAACCTGATGCTGATGGCGTCGGGCGCGAATTACGGGCTGCGCCGCAGCCTGCCGCATCTGTGCGGCGTCGCCTACGGCTTTCCGGCGATGATCGTGCCGGTGGGGCTGGGGGTGATGCAGCTGTTCGACCTGTGGCCGGCTTCCTACACGGTGCTGAAGATCGTGTCGGTCCTCTACCTGCTGTGGCTGGCGTGGAAGATCGCCCATGCCGGCGCACCCAAGGCGGCCACGGCGGAGAGCCGGCCGCTGACCTTTTTGCAGGCCGCGGCGTTCCAGTGGGTCAACCCCAAGGCCTGGTCGATGGCCCTGGGGGCGATCACGCTGTATGCCACCGGCCGCGACCTGGGCGCGGTGCTGTGGGTGGCCGGCACCTATGCCGCGATCGGCACCTTTTCGGCGCTGACCTGGACGGTGCTGGGCACCGGGGTGCGGCGGCTGCTGGCGCGGCCGTCGCGGCTGCGGGTCTTCAACTGGACGATGGCGGCTCTGCTGGTGGCGTCGATGCTGCCGGTGCTGGTCTGA
- a CDS encoding M48 family metallopeptidase, translated as MGQITLPGNPPIAVVLRRSSRARRMSLRLSALDGRATLTLPRHVPETEGRAFLSEKEAWLRRHLSARPDDVAIAPGALLPVDGIARRIVPGSARRVVLSDAEIAVPGGEAQWPARLQGWLKARARDRLVDASDRYATALGRPYARITLRDTRSRWGSCSTQGALMYSWRLVLAPPRVLDYVAAHEVAHLAEMNHSPAFWDVVTALYGDWSEPRDWLRREGGSLHRYRF; from the coding sequence ATGGGCCAGATCACACTTCCGGGCAACCCCCCGATCGCGGTCGTTCTGCGCCGGTCGTCCCGTGCGCGCCGCATGTCGTTGCGCCTGTCGGCGCTGGACGGACGCGCCACCCTGACGTTGCCGCGCCACGTTCCCGAAACCGAAGGCCGGGCGTTCCTGTCGGAAAAGGAAGCCTGGCTGCGCCGCCATCTCTCGGCCCGGCCCGACGACGTCGCCATCGCCCCCGGCGCGCTGCTGCCGGTCGACGGAATCGCCCGCCGGATCGTGCCCGGCTCGGCGCGCCGCGTGGTGCTCTCGGATGCCGAGATCGCCGTGCCGGGGGGCGAAGCGCAATGGCCCGCCCGGCTTCAGGGCTGGCTCAAGGCCCGCGCCCGCGACCGGCTGGTCGATGCCTCCGACCGATACGCCACCGCCCTCGGCCGGCCCTATGCGCGGATCACCCTGCGCGACACCCGCTCGCGTTGGGGCTCGTGCAGCACCCAGGGTGCGTTGATGTATTCCTGGCGCCTGGTGCTCGCCCCGCCGCGGGTGCTCGACTACGTCGCCGCGCACGAGGTCGCGCACCTGGCCGAGATGAACCATTCCCCCGCCTTCTGGGACGTGGTGACGGCTCTTTACGGCGATTGGTCCGAACCCCGCGACTGGCTGCGCCGCGAAGGCGGATCGCTGCACCGCTACCGGTTCTGA
- a CDS encoding sulfite exporter TauE/SafE family protein, which produces MADLFALIPVHALWLSAAVALLAGFVKGVVGFAMPLIMISTLSTFLPPEIALAGLILPTLVTNAMQALRQGPRAALASMRRFRGFLIAGGVMLMISAQFVTVLPVAVLLAIIGLPIAVFALLQLAGWRPRLPAGGHPRLELAVGAFAGFIGGLSAVWGPPLVTYLTAIGTEKREQMRVQGVVYGLGAVLLVFAHLGSGVITATTALFSALLLPPAILGMGIGGLVQDRIDQAAFRKATLLVLLVAALNLLRRALLG; this is translated from the coding sequence ATGGCCGACCTTTTCGCCCTGATCCCCGTCCATGCCCTGTGGCTCTCCGCCGCTGTCGCGCTTCTGGCCGGGTTCGTCAAGGGCGTGGTCGGCTTTGCCATGCCGCTGATCATGATCTCGACCCTGTCCACCTTCCTGCCGCCGGAAATCGCGCTGGCCGGGCTGATCCTGCCGACGCTGGTCACCAACGCGATGCAGGCGCTGCGCCAGGGGCCGCGCGCCGCCTTGGCGTCGATGCGCCGGTTCCGTGGCTTCCTGATCGCCGGCGGGGTGATGCTGATGATCTCGGCGCAATTCGTCACTGTTCTGCCGGTCGCCGTCCTGCTGGCGATCATCGGCTTGCCCATCGCCGTCTTCGCCCTGCTGCAACTGGCCGGCTGGCGGCCGCGCCTGCCGGCCGGCGGCCACCCGCGGCTGGAACTGGCGGTCGGCGCCTTCGCCGGGTTCATCGGCGGGCTGTCGGCGGTCTGGGGGCCGCCGCTGGTCACCTACCTGACCGCCATCGGCACCGAAAAACGCGAACAGATGCGGGTGCAGGGCGTCGTCTATGGCCTGGGTGCGGTGCTGCTGGTCTTTGCCCATCTCGGCTCGGGCGTGATCACCGCCACCACCGCGCTCTTCTCGGCGCTGCTGCTGCCGCCGGCCATCCTCGGCATGGGCATCGGCGGACTGGTGCAGGACCGCATCGACCAGGCGGCCTTCCGCAAGGCGACGCTGCTGGTGCTGCTGGTGGCCGCGCTGAACCTGTTGCGCCGGGCGCTGCTGGGATGA
- a CDS encoding Lrp/AsnC family transcriptional regulator: protein MTELDEIDRRILRELTADGRISNLALADRVGLSPSACLRRVTALERTGVICGYRAVLSPEKTGVGFVAYVTIGLNLHTKSAQEAFERAMQAAPEVRECHNITGTVEYLLRVETADLARYKHFHTEVVGTLPQVNAITTFVVMGSPKDLRR from the coding sequence ATGACCGAACTCGACGAAATAGACCGCAGGATATTGCGCGAACTCACCGCCGACGGGCGGATCAGCAACCTCGCGCTGGCCGACCGCGTCGGCCTGTCGCCCTCGGCCTGCCTGCGCCGGGTCACGGCGCTGGAACGCACCGGAGTGATCTGCGGCTACCGCGCCGTGCTGTCGCCGGAAAAGACCGGGGTGGGCTTTGTCGCCTATGTCACCATCGGGCTGAACCTGCACACCAAATCCGCGCAAGAGGCCTTCGAACGCGCCATGCAGGCCGCGCCCGAGGTCCGCGAATGCCACAACATCACCGGCACCGTGGAATACCTGCTGCGGGTCGAGACCGCCGATCTCGCCCGCTACAAGCATTTCCACACCGAGGTGGTCGGCACCCTGCCGCAGGTCAACGCGATCACCACCTTCGTCGTGATGGGCAGCCCCAAGGACCTGCGGCGCTAG
- a CDS encoding GntR family transcriptional regulator, translating to MHPQRLTVEPASTAAPAAAHDRVYRGLRTRIMHGQIAPGQALTLRGIGRDFGVSMTPAREAVRRLVAEGALSMSQSGRVATPELGSDRIEELAALRSLIEVELASRALPRAHMALIDRLQAINVTIADAVSNRDAVGYIRTNLEFHRTLYLRAQAPAMLAMAETVWLQLGPTMRALYARLRRSDPPQFHRLIIAALKAGDEPGLRLAVRSDVTQGLRMLIT from the coding sequence ATGCACCCGCAACGCCTCACCGTCGAACCGGCCTCCACCGCCGCCCCCGCCGCCGCCCATGACCGGGTCTATCGCGGGTTGCGCACGCGCATCATGCACGGCCAGATCGCGCCCGGCCAGGCGCTGACCCTGCGCGGCATCGGCCGCGATTTCGGCGTGTCGATGACCCCCGCCCGCGAGGCGGTGCGCCGCCTGGTCGCCGAAGGCGCGCTGTCGATGTCGCAATCGGGCCGCGTCGCCACGCCCGAACTGGGCAGTGACCGGATCGAGGAACTGGCCGCCCTGCGCTCGCTGATCGAGGTCGAACTGGCTTCGCGCGCCCTGCCGCGCGCCCATATGGCGCTGATCGACCGGCTCCAGGCGATCAACGTCACGATCGCCGACGCGGTCAGCAACCGCGACGCGGTGGGCTACATCCGCACCAATCTCGAATTTCACCGAACGCTTTACCTGCGCGCCCAGGCGCCGGCGATGCTGGCCATGGCCGAAACCGTCTGGCTGCAACTGGGGCCCACGATGCGCGCGCTCTACGCCCGCCTGCGCCGCTCGGACCCGCCGCAATTCCACCGCCTCATCATCGCCGCGCTCAAGGCCGGGGACGAACCCGGCCTGCGCCTTGCCGTGCGGTCCGACGTCACCCAGGGCCTGCGGATGCTCATCACCTGA
- a CDS encoding LytS/YhcK type 5TM receptor domain-containing protein, with amino-acid sequence MNIENLLEFSGPIGLLCALIVCFGEVRRLLIGPNQAQYIMGLVFGLVSMLEMQMPISPFEGIIVDLRNVPIVLAGAFLGWRGLATCLLVAVLTRAHIGGAGAVSGIIGMLIAGYAGAVWDRATRQRLRRSFPQLLGLGALVPVSFLGVLFLPAEVATWFLFNAAPVLGLIYLTVIPLVGGLLQREILRIEAELHPTTAPICPESGLLPPAAFARGIVQMAISGARDGVAGILVVEPVYPRWLAVFWGGSARGRVQEAMALGLAGRLRHADQIGLSEGGRLLVPLSASEAAGGALDLGALAHCLSRSELHLSLGQSVQLHARLRVLTIGNAADIRALLQGVDRADTLGRNLCGHEQDCAAAPACAKPCATSDGLFDKYDLALTTSQAVTVKLRD; translated from the coding sequence ATGAATATCGAGAACCTGCTGGAGTTTTCCGGCCCGATCGGCCTGCTTTGCGCGCTGATCGTCTGTTTCGGCGAAGTGCGGCGCCTGCTGATCGGACCGAACCAGGCGCAATATATCATGGGACTGGTCTTTGGACTGGTGTCGATGCTGGAAATGCAGATGCCGATTTCGCCGTTCGAGGGCATCATCGTGGATCTGCGCAACGTGCCGATCGTGCTGGCCGGCGCGTTCCTGGGCTGGCGCGGGCTGGCCACCTGCCTGTTGGTGGCGGTCCTGACGCGCGCCCATATCGGCGGGGCGGGCGCCGTTTCGGGCATCATCGGGATGCTGATCGCGGGCTATGCCGGGGCGGTCTGGGATCGCGCCACGCGGCAAAGATTGCGGCGCAGTTTCCCGCAATTGCTGGGCCTGGGCGCGTTGGTTCCGGTGTCTTTCCTGGGCGTCCTGTTCCTTCCTGCCGAGGTCGCGACATGGTTCCTGTTCAACGCCGCGCCGGTGCTCGGGCTGATCTACCTGACCGTCATCCCGTTGGTGGGCGGGCTGCTGCAGCGCGAGATCCTGCGGATCGAAGCGGAATTGCACCCGACGACGGCGCCGATCTGTCCCGAAAGCGGCCTGCTGCCGCCGGCGGCCTTTGCTCGCGGGATCGTGCAGATGGCGATCAGCGGCGCCAGGGACGGCGTCGCCGGCATCCTGGTGGTCGAGCCGGTCTATCCGCGCTGGCTGGCGGTGTTCTGGGGCGGTTCGGCGCGCGGGCGCGTGCAGGAAGCGATGGCGCTTGGCCTGGCCGGACGGCTGCGCCATGCCGACCAGATCGGGCTGTCCGAAGGCGGGCGGCTGCTGGTGCCGCTGAGCGCGTCCGAGGCCGCGGGCGGGGCGCTGGACCTTGGCGCGCTGGCCCATTGCCTGAGCCGGTCGGAACTGCACCTGTCGCTGGGCCAGAGCGTGCAGCTGCATGCGCGGCTGCGGGTTCTGACGATCGGGAACGCCGCCGATATCCGCGCCTTGCTGCAAGGGGTCGACCGGGCGGACACGCTGGGCCGGAACCTGTGCGGACACGAGCAGGATTGCGCCGCCGCACCGGCCTGCGCCAAACCCTGCGCGACGAGCGACGGGCTGTTCGACAAGTACGACCTGGCGCTGACGACGTCGCAGGCGGTGACGGTGAAGCTGCGCGACTGA
- a CDS encoding AraC family transcriptional regulator: MTEAYEIRLRRVVQHIFDHPAGDLSLDALAEVAALSRFHFHRVYHAMTGETAAQAVRRIRAHRAAHWLLRTDWPLAQVAAAAGYDNAQSFARAFRGQFGLTPAAFRKSGRDTPPALTLRTGVPLMFPVTIAERPALRLAALPHRGAYHEIGKAFQQVCAVFSARQLWDQARGTVGVYYDSPQSVAEPDLRADAGIAVPEGFDLPSDLHETRLPGGRYAVMTVKGPYAQFPQAWDQLYCNWLPCSGSEPADSPPYEFYLNDPTDTAPAELLTEICVPLK; encoded by the coding sequence ATGACCGAAGCCTACGAAATCCGCCTGCGCCGCGTCGTGCAGCACATCTTCGACCACCCCGCGGGCGATCTGTCGCTCGACGCGCTGGCCGAGGTGGCGGCGCTGTCGCGGTTTCACTTCCACCGCGTCTACCATGCCATGACCGGCGAAACCGCGGCCCAGGCGGTGCGCCGAATCCGCGCCCACCGCGCCGCGCATTGGCTGCTTCGCACCGATTGGCCGCTGGCGCAGGTCGCCGCCGCCGCGGGCTATGACAACGCCCAGAGCTTCGCGCGTGCCTTTCGCGGCCAGTTCGGCCTGACACCCGCCGCATTCCGCAAGTCCGGGCGCGATACGCCGCCCGCCCTGACCCTCAGAACAGGAGTCCCGCTGATGTTTCCCGTCACCATCGCCGAACGCCCGGCGCTGCGCCTCGCGGCGCTGCCGCACCGGGGCGCCTATCATGAGATCGGCAAGGCCTTTCAGCAGGTCTGCGCGGTGTTTTCCGCCCGTCAGCTCTGGGACCAGGCCCGCGGCACCGTCGGGGTCTACTACGACAGCCCGCAATCGGTGGCCGAACCCGATCTGCGCGCCGATGCCGGGATCGCGGTGCCCGAGGGTTTCGATCTGCCGTCGGATCTGCACGAAACCCGCCTGCCGGGCGGGCGCTACGCGGTGATGACGGTCAAGGGGCCCTATGCCCAGTTCCCCCAGGCCTGGGACCAGCTCTATTGCAACTGGCTGCCCTGCTCCGGGTCCGAGCCCGCCGATTCCCCGCCCTACGAGTTCTACCTGAACGACCCCACCGACACCGCCCCGGCCGAGCTGCTGACCGAAATCTGCGTGCCGCTGAAATAG
- a CDS encoding acetyl-CoA carboxylase carboxyltransferase subunit alpha, whose product MTHYLDFEKPLAEIEGKAAELRTMARQNADMDIEDEARALDTKAAALLKDLYAKLTPWRKCQVARHPERPHCRDYIDALFTEYTPLAGDRSFGEDAAVLGGLARLGDRPVVVIGHEKGTDTQSRLHHNFGMARPEGYRKAIRLMDLADRFGLPVVTLVDTPGAYPGKGAEERGQSEAIARSTEKCLQIGVPLVSVIIGEGGSGGAVAFATANRVAMLEHSVYSVISPEGCASILWKDAEKMREAAEALRLTAQDLLKLGVVDRVIPEPMGGAHRDAESAIASVGATISAMLGEMDALSPKELVAARRKKFLAMGSKGLAA is encoded by the coding sequence ATGACCCATTACCTCGACTTCGAGAAACCGCTGGCCGAGATCGAAGGCAAGGCGGCCGAGCTGCGCACCATGGCGCGGCAGAACGCCGACATGGACATCGAGGACGAGGCCCGCGCGCTGGACACCAAGGCCGCGGCGCTGCTGAAGGATCTGTACGCCAAGCTGACGCCCTGGCGGAAATGCCAGGTCGCGCGGCACCCCGAACGGCCGCATTGCCGCGATTACATCGACGCGCTGTTCACCGAATACACGCCGCTGGCCGGCGACCGCAGCTTTGGCGAGGATGCCGCGGTGCTGGGCGGGCTGGCCCGGCTGGGCGACCGGCCGGTGGTGGTGATCGGCCATGAAAAAGGCACCGACACGCAATCGCGCCTGCACCACAATTTCGGCATGGCCCGGCCCGAAGGCTATCGCAAGGCGATCCGGCTGATGGACCTGGCCGACCGGTTCGGCCTGCCGGTGGTGACGCTGGTCGACACGCCCGGCGCCTATCCCGGCAAGGGCGCCGAGGAGCGCGGCCAGTCCGAGGCGATCGCCCGCAGCACCGAGAAATGCCTGCAGATCGGCGTGCCGCTGGTGTCGGTCATCATCGGCGAGGGCGGATCGGGCGGGGCGGTGGCTTTTGCCACGGCGAACCGCGTCGCGATGCTGGAACATTCGGTCTATTCGGTGATTTCGCCCGAGGGCTGCGCGTCGATCCTGTGGAAGGATGCCGAGAAGATGCGCGAGGCGGCCGAAGCCTTGCGGCTGACCGCGCAGGACCTGCTCAAGCTGGGTGTGGTCGACCGGGTGATCCCCGAACCGATGGGCGGCGCGCATCGTGACGCCGAAAGCGCCATCGCCTCGGTCGGGGCGACGATTTCGGCCATGCTGGGCGAGATGGACGCGCTGAGCCCCAAGGAACTGGTCGCGGCGCGGCGCAAGAAATTCCTCGCGATGGGGTCAAAGGGGCTGGCGGCCTGA
- a CDS encoding DUF2953 domain-containing protein, producing the protein MTWLWPTLGALLAGLGAALLAVLVLPVELRFVAERAGHARLRVQLGLLGGGVPWITLSDTDRPRKARRPKPPRPASRDRRRGKDTGRRRPPVGAILRFARDLLRVVRIRSLRVAGTFGFDDPADTGQLYGLIAPLRFGIAGCRRVELDIAPEFSGACLQGRAEGALRLRPVRLVPPAMRLGWAFARVRR; encoded by the coding sequence ATGACCTGGCTCTGGCCGACCCTGGGCGCGCTGCTTGCCGGTCTCGGCGCGGCGCTGCTGGCCGTGCTGGTCCTGCCGGTCGAACTGCGCTTTGTCGCCGAACGGGCCGGGCATGCGCGCCTGCGCGTGCAGCTCGGCCTGTTGGGCGGGGGCGTGCCCTGGATCACGCTGTCGGATACCGACCGCCCGCGCAAGGCCAGGCGCCCCAAACCGCCAAGGCCGGCATCCCGGGATCGGCGGCGCGGCAAGGACACCGGGCGGCGCAGGCCGCCGGTCGGCGCGATCCTGCGCTTTGCCCGCGACCTGCTGCGCGTCGTGCGCATCCGATCCTTGCGGGTGGCCGGGACATTCGGCTTCGACGATCCCGCCGATACCGGCCAGCTATACGGGCTGATCGCGCCACTGCGCTTCGGCATCGCCGGATGCCGGCGCGTCGAACTGGATATCGCGCCCGAGTTTTCCGGGGCCTGCCTGCAGGGCCGGGCCGAAGGCGCGCTGCGGCTGCGCCCGGTCCGGCTCGTGCCGCCGGCGATGCGCCTTGGCTGGGCCTTCGCCAGGGTGCGGCGATGA